One window of the Microvirga mediterraneensis genome contains the following:
- a CDS encoding NAD(P)/FAD-dependent oxidoreductase, whose protein sequence is MLTELTQAKSPKNQYDPAYDPMVDESPGRYRDYCPTYWIATAGDPPQDDGPITADIDADVVVIGSGYTGLSCAIHLAKEYGIKATVLEANSVAWGCSTRNGGQAQISSGRLKRSQWIQRWGVDVARRMHAEVAEAFDLFRSLIYSGEFDCDPQDGGHLYIAHKAKMMPALEAESHLLNKTFGYRTRIVGREELHRDYLRDQEAAGAMHEPDGVGVHAAKLAFGYLAMARRLGAKVHPGSPVMGWQTRGGIHYLKTPGGMVRARSVAIATAAYTSPGMHHLTKHRLMPVLSNSVVTRPLTAQERDACGFKTRLVLTDTRTLRHYYRLLPDGRVQIGSRSAITGADADNPRHLSLLVEGLYRKFPALRGIKLDYSWWGWVDVSHDMMPRIFQPDPGQKIYYAMGYGGNGVMYSAQAGRRLAQLVAGEPPIDLPIFRSPLPSHGPLTPFRRIGQRAMYHWYALKDEKL, encoded by the coding sequence ATGCTCACTGAACTGACCCAGGCGAAATCCCCAAAGAACCAGTATGACCCGGCATACGACCCCATGGTCGACGAGAGTCCGGGACGGTATCGGGACTATTGTCCAACCTATTGGATCGCCACCGCCGGCGACCCGCCGCAGGATGACGGCCCCATCACAGCGGATATTGACGCTGATGTGGTGGTGATCGGATCCGGATACACCGGCCTGTCTTGCGCTATTCACCTTGCCAAGGAATACGGCATCAAAGCCACCGTCCTTGAAGCCAATAGCGTTGCCTGGGGCTGCAGCACCCGTAACGGCGGTCAGGCGCAGATCTCATCCGGACGCCTCAAACGTTCGCAGTGGATCCAGCGATGGGGCGTCGATGTCGCACGGAGAATGCATGCGGAAGTTGCCGAGGCCTTCGACCTGTTCCGGTCGCTGATCTATTCGGGTGAATTCGACTGCGATCCGCAGGATGGCGGGCATCTTTACATCGCGCACAAGGCGAAGATGATGCCGGCGCTTGAGGCTGAGTCCCATCTCCTCAATAAAACGTTCGGCTACAGAACAAGGATAGTCGGACGGGAGGAACTGCACCGCGACTATCTAAGGGATCAGGAAGCGGCCGGTGCCATGCATGAGCCGGATGGGGTCGGTGTCCATGCCGCCAAGCTTGCCTTCGGCTACCTGGCGATGGCCCGCAGGCTGGGTGCCAAAGTCCATCCCGGCAGCCCGGTCATGGGCTGGCAGACAAGGGGAGGGATACACTACCTCAAGACGCCGGGCGGGATGGTTCGCGCCCGCTCCGTCGCAATCGCCACGGCCGCCTACACGTCGCCAGGAATGCACCATCTGACGAAGCACCGTCTCATGCCGGTGCTGTCGAACTCGGTCGTCACTCGCCCGCTCACCGCGCAGGAGCGCGATGCCTGCGGTTTCAAGACACGGCTGGTGCTGACCGACACACGCACATTGCGTCACTATTACCGGCTCCTGCCGGACGGGCGCGTGCAGATCGGTAGCCGCAGCGCGATTACCGGCGCCGATGCGGATAACCCGCGCCACCTCAGCCTGCTTGTTGAAGGGCTTTATCGCAAGTTCCCCGCATTGCGAGGGATCAAGCTCGATTACTCATGGTGGGGCTGGGTCGATGTCAGCCACGACATGATGCCTCGCATCTTCCAGCCCGATCCGGGCCAGAAGATCTACTACGCCATGGGATATGGCGGCAACGGCGTCATGTACTCGGCTCAGGCCGGGCGTCGATTGGCGCAGCTGGTGGCCGGCGAACCTCCGATCGACCTGCCGATCTTTCGGTCTCCTCTCCCCAGCCATGGGCCGCTGACGCCATTCCGGAGAATTGGCCAGCGAGCCATGTACCACTGGTACGCCCTCAAGGATGAAAAGCTCTAG
- the xsc gene encoding sulfoacetaldehyde acetyltransferase: MKMTTEEAFVKVLQMHGIEHAFGIIGSAMMPVSDLFPKAGITFWDCAHETNAGLICDGYIRSTGKMAMAIAQNGPGVTGFVTAIKTAYWNHTPMLLVTPQAANKTIGQGGFQEMPQMSLFADSVCYQEEVKDPSRVPEVLNRVIEKAWRGSAPAQINIPRDFWTQVIDVDLPQIVRLERPAGGKGAISEAARILSEAKFPVILNGAGVVIGGAIPESVALAERLDAPVCSGYQHNDAFPGDHRLAVGPLGYNGSKAAMELIAQADVVLALGTRLNPFSTLPGYGIDYWPKNAKIIQVDINPDRIGLTKKVTVGICGDAKQVAQQLLELLSEEAGDAGREERKARIHQTKSAWLQQLSSMDHEDDDPGTSWNEEARARDAYRMSPRQAWRAIQVALPKDAIVSTDIGNNCAIGNAYPSFAEGRKYLAPGMFGPCGYGFPAIVGAKIGCPDTPVVGFAGDGAFGISMNEMTSIGRDQWPAITMVIFRNYQWGAEKRNTTLWYDNNFVGTELNPNLSYAKVAEGCGLKGVTVDTQDSLVHALRQACEEQARGITTFIEVILNQELGEPFRRDAMKKPVVVAGIDPADMQSQRAA; encoded by the coding sequence ATGAAAATGACGACTGAAGAAGCCTTCGTGAAAGTGCTGCAGATGCACGGCATCGAGCATGCCTTCGGCATTATCGGTTCTGCGATGATGCCGGTGTCGGACCTGTTCCCGAAGGCAGGCATCACGTTCTGGGACTGCGCGCATGAGACGAATGCCGGCCTGATCTGTGACGGCTACATTCGCTCCACCGGCAAGATGGCCATGGCTATTGCCCAGAACGGGCCCGGGGTGACAGGCTTCGTGACCGCCATCAAGACGGCCTACTGGAACCACACTCCCATGCTCCTGGTGACGCCGCAAGCTGCGAACAAGACCATCGGTCAGGGCGGTTTCCAGGAAATGCCGCAGATGTCGCTATTTGCCGACTCCGTGTGCTACCAGGAAGAGGTCAAGGATCCCTCGCGGGTGCCGGAGGTGTTGAACCGCGTGATCGAGAAAGCATGGCGGGGTTCCGCGCCTGCCCAGATCAACATTCCCCGTGATTTCTGGACCCAGGTCATCGACGTGGACCTTCCGCAGATCGTGCGGTTGGAGCGCCCGGCAGGCGGCAAGGGAGCCATTTCGGAGGCGGCAAGGATCCTGTCCGAGGCCAAGTTCCCGGTCATCCTGAACGGTGCGGGGGTCGTCATCGGCGGGGCGATCCCTGAATCCGTCGCCCTGGCTGAGCGGCTGGATGCGCCCGTCTGCTCCGGCTACCAGCACAACGATGCCTTCCCGGGCGACCACCGCCTGGCGGTGGGGCCTCTCGGCTACAATGGCTCCAAGGCCGCGATGGAGCTGATCGCTCAGGCCGACGTCGTTCTCGCACTTGGGACGCGCCTCAATCCATTCTCGACGCTTCCTGGCTACGGCATCGATTACTGGCCGAAGAACGCGAAGATCATCCAGGTCGACATCAACCCGGATCGTATCGGCCTGACGAAGAAGGTGACCGTCGGCATCTGCGGCGATGCCAAGCAGGTCGCGCAACAATTGCTGGAGCTGCTCTCGGAAGAAGCGGGAGATGCCGGGCGCGAGGAACGCAAGGCTCGTATCCATCAGACCAAGTCGGCCTGGCTCCAGCAGCTCTCCTCGATGGACCACGAGGATGACGATCCCGGCACGAGCTGGAACGAGGAGGCCCGGGCTCGTGACGCTTACAGGATGTCGCCCCGGCAGGCATGGCGGGCGATCCAGGTCGCTCTGCCGAAGGATGCGATCGTCTCGACGGACATCGGCAACAATTGCGCCATCGGCAACGCCTATCCGAGCTTCGCGGAAGGGCGGAAGTACTTGGCTCCTGGTATGTTCGGACCCTGCGGTTATGGATTCCCGGCGATTGTCGGCGCAAAGATCGGATGTCCGGACACACCGGTGGTCGGCTTCGCCGGAGATGGCGCTTTCGGCATATCGATGAACGAAATGACGTCGATCGGGCGCGATCAGTGGCCGGCAATCACGATGGTGATCTTCCGCAACTACCAATGGGGGGCCGAGAAACGTAATACGACGCTCTGGTACGACAACAACTTCGTCGGCACGGAGCTCAACCCGAACTTGAGCTATGCCAAAGTGGCCGAGGGCTGCGGACTCAAAGGTGTGACCGTCGACACGCAGGATTCCCTTGTCCACGCACTGCGCCAGGCCTGCGAGGAGCAGGCGAGGGGCATTACCACTTTCATCGAGGTCATTCTGAACCAGGAGCTGGGCGAGCCCTTCCGCCGCGATGCCATGAAGAAGCCTGTCGTGGTTGCCGGCATCGATCCGGCGGACATGCAGTCTCAGCGCGCTGCCTGA
- the pta gene encoding phosphate acetyltransferase — MKPLEAIINTARTHPQRIVLAEGEDDRIVAGALRAAQDGIAQPILVGRVDAIRREVERQGGNPAAVTMIDPAMSERTDAYVEEYLALRRQKGVDADAAVKAMRDPLGYSAMMVRKDDADGTIGGAIATTADTVRAALQIIGRAPESAIVSSFFLMMFCEPHHLKKGVFVFADCGLVVEPDATQLADIAINSARSYQALTGLTPKVAMLSFSTNGSAKHERVSRVVEAARIASASDPSLLIDGELQFDAAFVEAVNAVKAPGSATGGAANVMVFPNLESANIGYKIAQRIGGAKAIGPILQGLAKPANDLSRGCSAEDVYHMIAITSLQASRQKMARENLERRQAEALCEHPR, encoded by the coding sequence ATGAAACCCCTTGAGGCCATCATCAATACTGCTCGAACCCATCCGCAGCGCATAGTGCTTGCGGAGGGAGAGGACGACCGCATCGTCGCCGGGGCGTTACGCGCTGCTCAGGACGGAATCGCCCAGCCGATACTCGTCGGCCGCGTCGACGCAATTCGTCGAGAGGTGGAACGGCAGGGTGGTAACCCAGCAGCCGTAACTATGATAGATCCAGCGATGTCTGAGCGAACGGACGCTTATGTCGAGGAATATTTGGCACTCCGACGGCAAAAGGGCGTCGACGCTGATGCCGCCGTCAAGGCCATGCGTGATCCTCTCGGCTATTCCGCCATGATGGTTCGCAAGGATGATGCCGACGGCACTATCGGAGGAGCAATTGCGACGACGGCGGATACCGTACGCGCGGCTTTACAGATCATCGGGCGGGCACCCGAGAGCGCAATCGTATCAAGCTTTTTCCTGATGATGTTCTGCGAGCCGCATCACCTGAAGAAGGGCGTCTTTGTATTTGCAGATTGCGGTCTGGTGGTTGAGCCGGATGCGACGCAACTGGCGGACATTGCCATCAATTCGGCACGGTCCTACCAGGCGCTGACAGGATTGACGCCAAAGGTCGCGATGCTGTCGTTCTCAACGAACGGAAGTGCCAAGCACGAACGCGTCAGCAGGGTGGTCGAGGCAGCACGGATCGCCAGCGCGTCGGATCCGTCGCTGCTGATCGATGGCGAGCTGCAGTTCGATGCCGCCTTCGTAGAGGCAGTCAATGCGGTCAAGGCGCCTGGCTCCGCAACGGGCGGCGCGGCGAATGTGATGGTGTTCCCAAATTTGGAATCTGCCAATATCGGCTACAAGATTGCGCAGAGAATTGGTGGTGCGAAGGCGATCGGTCCTATCCTTCAGGGGCTTGCAAAACCCGCGAATGACCTATCGCGCGGCTGCAGCGCGGAGGATGTCTATCACATGATCGCCATTACCAGCCTGCAAGCGTCCCGTCAGAAGATGGCGCGTGAGAATTTGGAGCGGCGTCAAGCCGAGGCTCTCTGTGAACATCCTCGTTAG
- a CDS encoding Lrp/AsnC family transcriptional regulator, whose product MDDKNRQILQLLQQNARLPLKTLAGKVGLARSSVRERIARMEAEGVILGYKADVQPDSRGGEEVRALLMIRLGRTPARETVSRIAALPSVRRCFSVSGDLDLVVEIGAAAMSGLNAARDEIALMPDIADVTTAIVLKDEKPA is encoded by the coding sequence ATGGACGATAAGAACCGCCAGATACTGCAACTTCTTCAGCAGAATGCTCGCCTCCCACTCAAGACCTTGGCTGGCAAGGTCGGCCTGGCGCGCAGCTCTGTCCGCGAGCGGATCGCCCGCATGGAGGCCGAGGGCGTCATCCTTGGCTATAAGGCGGATGTGCAGCCGGATTCCCGGGGAGGGGAGGAGGTTCGGGCTTTGCTCATGATCCGGCTCGGACGGACGCCTGCGCGCGAGACCGTTTCCCGCATCGCAGCCCTCCCATCTGTCCGCCGGTGTTTTTCCGTCAGCGGCGACCTGGATCTCGTGGTTGAAATCGGGGCTGCCGCCATGTCGGGCCTGAATGCCGCCCGGGACGAGATCGCTCTCATGCCGGACATCGCAGATGTCACGACGGCGATTGTCCTCAAGGACGAGAAGCCTGCGTAA